In one Brevibacillus composti genomic region, the following are encoded:
- a CDS encoding YheC/YheD family protein yields the protein MGSASRVCRRREPHHRNPGASSDYQWGGKSIKPPNVGKWSKHLVLLQDEKLHPYLPDTVRFSPEALWSHLEKYGAVILKPSGGGGGAGIIKLTQLEDEKFLVHSGSGKKTLDGRTAAVAYIRSLFRPKPYLIQPYLSLGQIQGRPFDVRVMIQRKKGQPWVVTGWLAKLAGPGYIVTNVARSRGKVLPLGTALAQSNCQVVPELRETLQELALTVGYRLGKKYPTLRMVGLDVGIDVSGHPWIIEANFRPAISLFQKLPDRRMYRQIIGHRSS from the coding sequence ATTGGTTCCGCGAGTCGTGTTTGTCGACGGCGAGAACCGCATCACCGGAATCCAGGAGCATCATCTGATTACCAATGGGGGGGAAAGTCCATAAAGCCGCCAAATGTCGGAAAATGGAGCAAGCATCTGGTCTTGCTTCAGGACGAAAAGCTGCACCCCTATCTGCCGGATACGGTCCGCTTCAGTCCGGAGGCGCTGTGGTCGCATTTGGAGAAATACGGCGCGGTTATCCTGAAGCCATCCGGAGGCGGAGGTGGTGCCGGGATCATCAAACTGACACAGCTGGAGGACGAGAAATTTCTGGTCCATTCCGGCAGCGGAAAAAAAACGCTGGACGGCAGAACAGCGGCTGTGGCGTATATCCGATCCCTGTTTCGACCCAAGCCCTACCTGATTCAACCGTACCTGTCGCTCGGACAGATTCAGGGTCGGCCGTTTGATGTCAGGGTGATGATTCAGCGGAAGAAGGGGCAGCCGTGGGTCGTCACCGGTTGGCTGGCGAAGCTGGCCGGCCCGGGCTACATCGTCACCAATGTAGCGAGGAGCAGAGGAAAAGTGCTGCCGCTCGGGACGGCGCTGGCCCAATCAAACTGCCAGGTGGTCCCGGAGCTGCGGGAGACGCTCCAGGAACTCGCCCTGACCGTGGGGTATCGGCTGGGGAAAAAATATCCCACGCTGCGCATGGTCGGGCTCGATGTGGGGATTGATGTAAGCGGCCACCCCTGGATCATCGAAGCCAATTTCCGACCGGCCATCTCCCTGTTTCAAAAACTGCCGGATCGGCGGATGTACCGCCAGATCATCGGCCATCGCAGCAGCTAG
- the panD gene encoding aspartate 1-decarboxylase, translating into MLRHMCKGKIHRATVTQAELDYVGSITIDSKLMKEANILPYEMVQITSLRNATRWKTYALPAPEGSGKICLNGPPAHLFQPGDIVIILSMGMFTEEEASQLVPRVVFVDGENRITGIQEHHLITNGGESP; encoded by the coding sequence ATGCTGAGACATATGTGCAAGGGTAAGATTCATCGTGCTACCGTCACCCAGGCCGAGCTGGATTACGTAGGGAGTATCACGATTGACAGCAAATTGATGAAGGAAGCCAATATTTTGCCCTATGAGATGGTGCAAATCACCAGCCTGCGCAATGCGACACGCTGGAAAACCTACGCGCTCCCGGCACCGGAGGGCTCCGGGAAAATCTGTCTGAACGGGCCGCCCGCCCATCTGTTTCAGCCTGGTGATATCGTCATCATCCTAAGCATGGGAATGTTCACGGAGGAGGAAGCAAGCCAATTGGTTCCGCGAGTCGTGTTTGTCGACGGCGAGAACCGCATCACCGGAATCCAGGAGCATCATCTGATTACCAATGGGGGGGAAAGTCCATAA